One segment of Longimicrobium sp. DNA contains the following:
- a CDS encoding oxygenase MpaB family protein, giving the protein MADFVDRGSIVRRIWGDGDMVLLAFAGSAAEFALNRAIDWLFFTGKLPNDPINRLFSTAGYAQGIVFADAQTAARTLDRIVAVHQAVERERGQSIPDWAHRDVLYMLIDYSERAHELLARPLTADEREELFDVFRRVGIGLQIPDLPASHAEWRADRDLHLRRDLVRGEGTDALYAQYRKHLGPWRYHLLLRVQAILAPAHVRGLLRLKRAEWLRPLIRFYPLLVRAGLRSFVQRLLMPPAYLRAIRALDHVPASRPEPRSLKPLHAPSPAG; this is encoded by the coding sequence GTGGCTGATTTCGTGGATCGAGGTTCCATCGTGCGGCGGATCTGGGGGGATGGAGACATGGTGCTCCTCGCCTTCGCGGGCTCCGCGGCCGAGTTCGCGCTCAACCGCGCGATCGACTGGCTGTTCTTCACCGGAAAGCTGCCGAACGACCCCATCAACCGGCTCTTCTCCACCGCGGGCTACGCGCAGGGGATCGTCTTCGCGGACGCGCAGACGGCGGCGCGCACGCTGGACCGCATCGTGGCGGTTCACCAGGCGGTGGAGCGCGAGCGTGGGCAGTCGATCCCGGACTGGGCGCACCGCGATGTGCTCTACATGCTCATCGACTACTCCGAGCGGGCGCACGAGCTGCTCGCGAGGCCGCTGACTGCGGATGAGCGGGAGGAGCTCTTCGACGTGTTCCGCCGCGTGGGCATCGGCCTCCAGATCCCCGATCTCCCCGCGTCGCACGCGGAGTGGCGAGCGGATCGCGACCTCCACCTGCGCCGCGACCTGGTCAGGGGCGAGGGCACCGATGCGCTGTACGCCCAGTACCGCAAGCACCTCGGCCCCTGGCGCTATCATCTCCTGCTGCGGGTGCAGGCGATCCTGGCGCCCGCGCACGTGCGAGGCCTGCTGCGGCTGAAGCGCGCCGAGTGGCTGCGCCCCCTGATCCGCTTCTATCCCCTCCTGGTCCGCGCCGGACTGCGCTCGTTCGTCCAGCGTCTGCTGATGCCGCCTGCCTATCTTCGGGCGATCCGCGCGCTGGACCACGTTCCGGCGAGCCGTCCCGAGCCGCGCAGCCTGAAGCCCCTCCACGCCCCATCCCCGGCCGGCTGA
- a CDS encoding SRPBCC domain-containing protein gives MPVTSVSSDANALTLTIVGDYPVPVERLWAAYADPRQLERFWGPETWPATFTRHDMEVGGRSEYFMTGPDGTTARGWWRFVAVEPVRRIEVEDGFAHDDGTPNDAMPSMRMVFTFAPTATGSQFTSVTTFPSPEAMQQLVEMGMEEGIRSAMGQLDGVLAEPAPTERAG, from the coding sequence ATGCCCGTGACATCCGTCTCCTCCGACGCGAACGCCCTCACCCTGACCATCGTCGGCGACTATCCCGTGCCGGTGGAGCGGCTCTGGGCGGCGTATGCGGACCCGCGGCAGCTGGAAAGGTTCTGGGGCCCGGAGACGTGGCCCGCCACCTTCACCCGCCACGACATGGAGGTCGGCGGCCGCTCCGAGTACTTCATGACGGGCCCGGACGGGACCACCGCGCGCGGCTGGTGGCGCTTCGTCGCGGTGGAGCCGGTGCGCCGCATCGAGGTCGAGGACGGCTTCGCGCACGACGACGGCACCCCCAACGACGCCATGCCGAGCATGCGCATGGTCTTCACCTTCGCGCCGACCGCCACGGGATCCCAGTTCACGTCCGTGACCACCTTCCCCAGCCCCGAAGCCATGCAGCAACTGGTGGAGATGGGGATGGAGGAGGGCATCCGGTCGGCGATGGGCCAGCTGGACGGCGTGCTGGCGGAACCCGCCCCGACGGAGCGCGCCGGCTGA
- a CDS encoding helix-turn-helix transcriptional regulator: protein MNVDLNELRRLRRARDRMDREYAKPLDVPALARTALMSTAHFSRRFREAYSETPYGYLMTRRIERAKALLRRGDLSVTAVCFEVGCTSLGSFSARFTELVGETPSSYRARSHDELRAVPTCQTMVVTRPRKREDAAK, encoded by the coding sequence ATGAACGTCGACCTGAACGAGCTGCGGCGGCTGCGCAGGGCCCGCGACCGGATGGACCGCGAGTACGCGAAGCCGCTCGACGTGCCGGCGCTGGCCCGCACGGCGCTGATGTCCACGGCGCACTTCAGCCGCCGCTTCCGCGAGGCGTACTCCGAGACGCCGTACGGGTACCTGATGACGCGGCGCATCGAGCGGGCGAAGGCGCTGCTCCGCCGAGGCGACCTGAGCGTGACGGCCGTCTGCTTCGAGGTCGGCTGCACGAGCCTCGGCTCCTTCTCCGCCCGCTTCACCGAGCTGGTGGGCGAGACGCCGTCCAGCTACCGCGCTCGCAGCCACGACGAGCTGCGCGCCGTCCCCACTTGCCAGACGATGGTGGTCACCCGCCCGCGCAAGCGCGAGGACGCGGCGAAGTGA
- a CDS encoding AraC family transcriptional regulator, protein MPVDKYRPPPAHPLHPYIQAIFRIRLARPCARETILPKGNVDLLFNLGDPLVGAATAEEGSVWVGGLRTAPYQVRATGTMDLLGVSLYAEGAAALVPLPAGELLNREAHGAEAIPGLGSLGDALRETAIFDAQRTLLVAWLLARLRPPRGAALVAQACARLRESRAADPFRETASALAISPRHLRRLITQQVGVSPGEYLRLSRFIRSLHRLHAPHATIGRVAHAAGYYDHAHFCHDFRAIAGMTPQEYRAQPVRPAVGHVMGEGAPDAEREGPSSPGVGARPG, encoded by the coding sequence ATGCCCGTCGACAAGTACCGGCCTCCGCCGGCCCATCCGCTCCACCCCTACATCCAGGCGATCTTCCGGATCCGCCTGGCGCGCCCCTGTGCGCGGGAAACCATCCTGCCCAAGGGGAACGTGGACCTGCTCTTCAACCTGGGCGACCCGCTCGTGGGGGCGGCCACGGCGGAAGAGGGGTCCGTGTGGGTAGGCGGGCTGCGCACGGCGCCGTACCAGGTGCGGGCAACCGGCACCATGGATCTCCTGGGCGTGAGCCTGTACGCGGAAGGGGCGGCGGCGCTGGTCCCCCTGCCGGCGGGCGAGCTGCTGAACCGGGAGGCGCACGGCGCCGAGGCCATTCCCGGCCTGGGATCCCTGGGCGATGCGCTGCGCGAAACCGCCATCTTCGATGCCCAGCGCACGCTGCTGGTGGCATGGCTCCTTGCGCGGCTGCGCCCGCCGCGTGGCGCGGCGCTCGTGGCGCAGGCGTGCGCCCGTCTGCGAGAGAGCCGCGCCGCCGACCCCTTCCGCGAGACGGCGTCCGCGCTCGCTATCTCCCCGCGACACCTGCGACGGCTCATCACCCAGCAGGTCGGCGTATCCCCGGGCGAGTACCTGCGCCTGTCGCGCTTCATACGCTCGCTGCACCGCCTGCACGCGCCGCACGCCACCATCGGCCGCGTGGCGCACGCCGCCGGCTACTACGACCACGCGCACTTCTGCCACGACTTCCGCGCGATCGCGGGAATGACGCCACAGGAGTACCGGGCGCAGCCGGTGCGGCCGGCGGTGGGGCACGTAATGGGGGAAGGCGCGCCGGATGCCGAGCGTGAAGGGCCTTCTTCGCCAGGAGTTGGAGCGCGGCCCGGCTGA
- a CDS encoding metalloregulator ArsR/SmtB family transcription factor — MVAYASLSDAEIDRLFHALADATRRSIVARVLAGEQASISTLAARYEMSFAAVQKHVAVLEGAGLVTKHTQGRERIVRGNPERIAQARELLAQLEELWKARFSQIDALFSEPRLQE; from the coding sequence ATGGTTGCATATGCTTCCCTCAGCGATGCGGAAATCGACCGCCTCTTCCACGCCCTCGCCGATGCGACGCGGCGCAGCATCGTCGCGCGGGTGCTGGCGGGGGAGCAGGCGTCGATTTCGACGCTCGCGGCGCGGTACGAGATGTCGTTCGCGGCGGTGCAGAAGCACGTCGCCGTCCTGGAAGGAGCGGGGCTGGTGACCAAGCACACGCAGGGCCGCGAGCGCATCGTCCGCGGCAACCCGGAGCGGATCGCGCAAGCGCGTGAGCTGCTCGCGCAGTTGGAGGAGTTGTGGAAGGCCCGCTTCAGCCAGATCGACGCCCTTTTCTCTGAACCCCGTCTCCAGGAGTAA
- a CDS encoding excinuclease ABC subunit UvrA, with the protein MSEAMQPHAADRHDLIRVHGARVNNLKDVSVQLPKRRLTVFTGVSGSGKSSLVFGTIAAESQRMINETYSAFVQGFMPTLARPDADVLDGLTTAIIIDQERMGANARSTVGTATDANALLRILFSRLGQPHIGSPQAFSFNVASISGTGAVTLERGGETVRERRSFSITGGMCPRCEGRGAVNDIDLTALYDDSKSLNEGALTIPGYTMDGWFGRIFRGCGFFDPDKPIRDFNKKELHALLHKEPTKIKVDGINLTYEGLIPKIQKSMLSKDVDALQPHIRAFVERAVTFTTCPDCGGTRLSEAARSSKIKGISIADACAMQISDLAEWVRGLDEPSVAPLLTTLQQTLDSFVEIGLGYLSLDRPSGTLSGGEGQRVKMIRHLGSSLTDVTYVFDEPTTGLHPHDVRRMNDLLLRLRDKGNTVLVVEHEPETIAIADHVVDLGPGAGSAGGEVVFEGNVEGLRTSGTLTGRHLDDRASLKTQVRTPTGKLPIRGATRHNLKGVDVDVPLGVLCVVTGVAGSGKSSLIHGSIPASAGVVSVDQTPIRGSRRSNPATYTDLLEPIRKAFAKENGVKPALFSPNSEGACPNCNGAGVIFTDLAMMAGVATVCEECEGKRFQAAVLEYKLGGKDISQVLAMSVAEAREFFGAGPAKTPAAHAILSRMEDVGLGYLSLGQPLTTLSGGERQRLKLATHMGDKGGIYVLDEPTTGLHLADVEHLLALLDRLVGAGKSVIVIEHHQAVMAHADWIIDLGPGAGHDGGRIVFEGTPADLVAARSTLTGEHLAAYVDG; encoded by the coding sequence ATGAGCGAGGCCATGCAGCCGCACGCCGCCGACCGCCACGACCTCATCCGCGTGCACGGCGCGCGCGTGAACAACCTCAAGGACGTCAGCGTCCAGCTGCCGAAGCGCCGCCTGACGGTGTTCACCGGCGTCTCGGGCTCGGGCAAGAGCTCGCTGGTGTTCGGGACTATCGCCGCGGAGTCGCAGCGGATGATCAACGAGACGTACAGCGCCTTCGTGCAGGGCTTCATGCCCACACTCGCGCGCCCGGACGCAGACGTGCTCGACGGGCTGACGACGGCCATCATCATCGACCAGGAGCGGATGGGCGCCAACGCCCGCTCCACGGTGGGCACCGCCACCGACGCCAACGCGTTGCTGCGCATCCTCTTCAGCCGCCTGGGGCAGCCGCACATCGGCTCCCCGCAGGCGTTCTCCTTCAACGTCGCATCCATCAGCGGAACGGGCGCGGTGACGCTCGAGCGCGGCGGTGAGACGGTCAGGGAGCGCCGCAGCTTCAGCATCACCGGCGGCATGTGCCCGCGCTGCGAAGGGCGCGGCGCGGTCAACGACATCGACCTGACCGCGCTGTACGACGACAGCAAGTCGCTCAACGAGGGCGCGCTCACCATCCCCGGCTACACCATGGACGGGTGGTTCGGCCGCATCTTCAGGGGCTGCGGCTTCTTCGACCCCGACAAGCCGATCCGCGACTTCAACAAAAAAGAGCTGCACGCGCTCCTTCACAAAGAGCCCACCAAGATCAAGGTCGACGGCATCAACCTCACCTACGAGGGGCTGATCCCCAAGATCCAGAAGTCGATGCTCTCCAAGGACGTCGACGCGCTGCAGCCGCACATCCGCGCCTTCGTGGAGCGCGCCGTCACCTTCACCACCTGCCCCGACTGCGGCGGCACCCGGCTGTCCGAAGCCGCGCGCTCGTCGAAGATCAAGGGCATCAGCATCGCCGACGCGTGCGCGATGCAGATCAGCGACCTGGCCGAATGGGTGCGCGGGCTGGACGAGCCGTCGGTGGCGCCGCTGCTCACGACGCTGCAGCAGACGCTCGACTCGTTCGTGGAGATCGGACTCGGCTACCTCTCGCTCGACCGCCCGTCCGGCACGCTCTCCGGCGGCGAGGGGCAGCGCGTCAAGATGATCCGCCACCTGGGATCTTCGCTCACCGACGTCACCTACGTCTTCGACGAGCCCACCACCGGCCTGCACCCCCACGACGTGCGGCGCATGAACGACCTGCTGCTGCGCCTGCGCGACAAGGGGAACACCGTGCTCGTGGTGGAGCACGAGCCGGAGACGATCGCCATCGCCGACCACGTCGTCGATCTCGGCCCCGGCGCGGGTTCGGCCGGCGGCGAGGTGGTGTTCGAGGGGAACGTGGAGGGGCTGCGGACGAGCGGCACCCTCACCGGCCGCCACCTGGACGACCGGGCGTCGCTCAAGACCCAGGTGCGCACCCCCACCGGCAAGCTGCCGATCCGCGGCGCCACCCGCCACAACCTCAAGGGCGTGGACGTCGACGTGCCGCTGGGGGTGCTCTGCGTGGTCACGGGCGTGGCGGGCTCGGGAAAGAGCTCGCTGATCCACGGCTCCATCCCCGCGTCGGCCGGCGTGGTGTCGGTCGATCAGACGCCCATCCGCGGCTCGCGGCGCAGCAACCCGGCCACGTACACGGACCTGCTGGAGCCGATCCGCAAGGCGTTCGCAAAGGAGAACGGGGTGAAGCCGGCGCTCTTCAGCCCCAACTCCGAGGGCGCCTGCCCCAACTGCAACGGCGCGGGCGTCATCTTCACCGACCTGGCGATGATGGCCGGCGTCGCCACGGTCTGCGAGGAGTGCGAGGGGAAGCGCTTCCAGGCCGCGGTGCTCGAGTACAAACTCGGTGGCAAGGACATCAGCCAGGTGCTCGCGATGTCCGTGGCCGAGGCGCGGGAGTTCTTTGGCGCCGGCCCCGCGAAGACACCGGCCGCACACGCCATCCTCTCGCGCATGGAGGACGTGGGGCTCGGCTACCTGTCGCTGGGCCAGCCGCTCACCACCCTCTCCGGCGGCGAGCGGCAGCGGCTCAAGCTCGCCACCCACATGGGCGACAAGGGCGGCATCTACGTCCTCGACGAGCCCACCACCGGTCTCCACCTCGCCGACGTCGAGCACCTCCTCGCCCTCCTCGACCGCCTGGTGGGCGCCGGCAAGTCCGTCATCGTCATCGAGCACCACCAGGCCGTCATGGCCCACGCCGACTGGATCATCGACCTGGGCCCCGGCGCCGGCCACGACGGCGGCCGCATCGTCTTCGAAGGCACCCCCGCCGATCTCGTCGCCGCGCGCTCCACCCTTACGGGCGAGCACCTGGCCGCGTACGTGGACGGCTGA
- a CDS encoding VOC family protein: MPVSLSAVHVLVDDPDAALVFYRDTLGLTVRDEVAHGGFRWITLATESQPEIKIVLSQPHAGRSKQDGDAVAALLAKGELGAVFLRTDDLNATFARVAAAPGVEVLEEPADRFWGARDAAVRDPAGNLVRIEQG; this comes from the coding sequence ATGCCCGTATCACTCAGCGCCGTCCACGTCCTGGTCGACGACCCCGACGCCGCGCTCGTTTTCTACCGCGACACCCTGGGCCTGACGGTGCGCGACGAGGTGGCCCACGGCGGATTCCGCTGGATCACCCTTGCCACCGAGAGCCAGCCAGAGATCAAGATCGTACTCTCGCAGCCGCACGCCGGCCGCTCCAAGCAGGATGGCGACGCCGTCGCGGCGCTGCTGGCCAAGGGTGAGCTGGGCGCGGTCTTCCTGCGCACCGACGACCTGAACGCCACCTTCGCCAGGGTCGCCGCCGCGCCGGGCGTGGAGGTGCTGGAGGAGCCCGCCGACCGCTTCTGGGGCGCCCGCGACGCCGCCGTGCGCGATCCCGCGGGCAACCTGGTGCGCATCGAGCAGGGCTGA
- a CDS encoding DUF885 domain-containing protein, translating into MSNDPTAHGLFTRREMLAALASVAALPLVSACGAARTSQATAAAPATDADRNAIALLDRIGNDLLNLFPESATSLGLDVGARAGLRSRLADRSPAGQRRVAQQLRADLGQLAAVDASRLSHPVRTSVEVVRSAYTTALEGFALPYGDITVGGWRNTPYVVIQNVGAYLDVPRFLDSDHTVENAADAEAYVARLQAYARQLDGELERVREARAAGLVPPAFLLDKALTQMRLSAQGARDGGMLVESLERRTRNIPGDWAGRARRIAAQEIAPALDRQIRELEAQRAVATNDAGIGTRPHGAEFYRWALKASTTTTMSPDEVHELGRSELARLHARMDAILKESGYTQGTVGERMNALARDPRYKFAEGDPGRAEIRRFIDDRLAWIRAQMPRAFNTVVNPNMEVKRLPPEEEPGAPAAYGGAGSVDGKIPGRFWINLRTTDLHSKYSLADLAFHEAIPGHIWQGEYTHGMPLVRQMLAFNAYSEGWALYAEQLADELGAYDRDPVGRLGYLQSIAFRACRLVVDTGLHAKGWTREQGVRFFVEVNGSNPLEVASEVDRYCSWPGQACGYKVGHSEINRQRERAQAALGPRYDLKAFNDTVVLGGNVPLDVLARNVDEYLRR; encoded by the coding sequence ATGTCGAACGACCCGACCGCACACGGACTCTTCACGCGCCGGGAGATGCTGGCCGCGCTGGCATCCGTCGCCGCGCTGCCGCTCGTGTCCGCGTGCGGCGCCGCCCGCACGTCGCAGGCGACCGCGGCGGCCCCGGCGACCGACGCCGACCGGAACGCCATCGCGCTCCTCGACCGCATCGGCAACGACCTCCTGAACCTCTTTCCGGAGTCGGCGACCTCACTGGGGCTCGACGTCGGCGCGCGGGCCGGGCTCCGGTCCCGGCTAGCGGATCGCTCGCCGGCGGGGCAGAGGCGCGTGGCGCAGCAGCTTCGCGCGGACCTGGGCCAGCTCGCGGCCGTCGATGCCAGCCGCCTCTCGCACCCGGTGCGGACCAGCGTGGAAGTCGTGCGCAGCGCCTACACGACGGCGCTCGAGGGCTTCGCGCTCCCCTACGGCGACATCACCGTGGGCGGCTGGCGCAACACGCCCTACGTCGTCATCCAGAACGTCGGCGCGTACCTGGACGTCCCCCGCTTCCTGGACAGCGATCACACCGTCGAGAACGCCGCCGATGCCGAGGCGTACGTCGCGCGGCTTCAGGCGTACGCGCGGCAGCTGGACGGCGAGCTGGAACGCGTGCGGGAGGCGCGCGCGGCCGGCCTCGTTCCGCCCGCCTTCCTGCTGGACAAGGCGCTGACGCAGATGCGCCTCTCCGCACAGGGCGCGCGCGACGGCGGGATGCTCGTGGAGTCGCTGGAGCGGCGGACGCGCAACATCCCCGGCGACTGGGCTGGGCGCGCGCGCCGCATCGCCGCGCAGGAGATCGCGCCGGCGCTGGACCGCCAGATCCGCGAGCTGGAGGCGCAGCGCGCCGTCGCCACGAACGATGCGGGCATCGGCACGCGGCCGCACGGCGCCGAGTTCTACCGCTGGGCCCTCAAGGCGTCGACCACCACCACGATGTCGCCGGACGAGGTACACGAGCTGGGCCGAAGCGAGCTTGCGCGGCTGCACGCGCGCATGGACGCGATCCTCAAGGAGAGCGGCTACACGCAGGGCACCGTGGGCGAGCGGATGAACGCGCTGGCCAGGGATCCGCGCTACAAGTTCGCCGAGGGAGACCCGGGGCGCGCCGAGATCAGGCGCTTCATCGACGACCGCCTCGCCTGGATCCGCGCGCAGATGCCGCGGGCGTTCAACACCGTCGTCAATCCGAACATGGAGGTGAAGCGCCTGCCGCCCGAGGAGGAGCCGGGCGCGCCGGCCGCGTACGGCGGCGCCGGGTCGGTGGACGGCAAGATCCCCGGCCGCTTCTGGATCAACCTCCGCACCACGGACCTGCACAGCAAGTACAGCCTCGCGGATCTGGCCTTCCACGAGGCGATCCCCGGCCACATCTGGCAGGGCGAGTACACGCACGGCATGCCGCTGGTGCGCCAGATGCTGGCGTTCAACGCCTACTCCGAGGGCTGGGCGCTCTACGCCGAGCAGCTCGCCGACGAGCTGGGCGCGTACGACCGCGATCCCGTCGGCCGGCTGGGCTACCTGCAGTCGATCGCCTTCCGCGCCTGCCGCCTGGTCGTGGATACGGGCCTGCACGCCAAGGGGTGGACGCGCGAGCAGGGCGTGCGGTTCTTCGTGGAGGTGAACGGCTCCAACCCGCTGGAGGTGGCCAGCGAGGTGGATCGCTACTGCTCGTGGCCCGGCCAGGCGTGCGGCTACAAGGTGGGCCACAGCGAGATCAACCGGCAGCGCGAGCGGGCGCAGGCCGCGCTCGGCCCGAGGTACGATCTCAAGGCGTTCAACGACACCGTCGTGCTCGGCGGCAACGTGCCACTCGACGTGCTCGCGAGGAACGTGGACGAGTATCTGCGGCGGTAG